A single Flavobacteriales bacterium DNA region contains:
- a CDS encoding FAD:protein FMN transferase, with product MGLVIGCTKQKITYAKIEGNALGTTYHIVYSDKIEGLERAVDSILTGFNHALSTYQTNSMITAFNTNSNEIWNNPEDLKFAKNDMILFGRMVQQSKLIWQQTNGAFDPAAASLFEYYNQCKKQGVLMDTVKTKNILLHCGMAKIYIDESGFPSKIDTLTTLNFNAIAKGFFVDILAEYLENEGVENYMVEVGGEVRTKGKNQQQQVWQIGVNRPLVGASATDYFEVIGLETNAMATSGNYQNFYFVDSVLIGHTIDPRTGKPVISDLKSATVVHKSCAVADAYATACMVLGYEKSKQLIEQNNELSAYFIIEKNGKLEGVFVD from the coding sequence TTGGGTTTGGTAATAGGTTGTACCAAGCAAAAAATTACATACGCTAAAATAGAAGGCAATGCTCTGGGTACAACATACCACATTGTTTATTCCGATAAAATAGAAGGATTGGAGCGGGCTGTAGATTCCATTTTGACTGGATTTAACCACGCTCTATCTACCTATCAAACCAATTCTATGATTACCGCTTTCAACACCAATTCAAACGAAATTTGGAACAATCCCGAAGATTTGAAATTTGCCAAAAATGACATGATACTGTTTGGCAGAATGGTGCAACAATCAAAACTAATTTGGCAACAAACCAATGGAGCTTTCGACCCGGCGGCGGCCAGTTTGTTCGAATATTATAACCAATGCAAAAAGCAAGGTGTTTTGATGGATACTGTAAAAACCAAAAACATATTGCTGCATTGTGGTATGGCTAAAATTTATATTGATGAAAGCGGCTTTCCGTCAAAAATAGATACCTTGACAACACTTAATTTTAATGCCATTGCCAAAGGTTTTTTTGTGGATATATTGGCAGAATACCTCGAAAACGAAGGGGTTGAAAACTATATGGTAGAAGTGGGAGGAGAGGTGCGAACCAAAGGAAAAAACCAACAGCAGCAAGTTTGGCAAATCGGAGTAAACCGTCCGTTAGTTGGGGCTTCGGCCACTGATTATTTTGAGGTAATCGGGCTTGAAACCAATGCCATGGCCACAAGCGGCAATTATCAGAATTTTTATTTTGTAGATAGTGTTTTAATTGGTCATACCATCGACCCCAGAACCGGAAAACCGGTTATTTCTGACCTAAAAAGTGCAACAGTAGTGCATAAAAGTTGTGCAGTGGCCGATGCCTATGCCACAGCTTGTATGGTGTTGGGCTACGAAAAATCAAAACAACTCATCGAACAAAACAACGAACTCTCGGCCTATTTTATAATCGAAAAAAATGGCAAGCTGGAAGGTGTTTTTGTGGATTGA
- a CDS encoding NADH:ubiquinone reductase (Na(+)-transporting) subunit F produces the protein MILLAVSNSSIISLSAVVFTIVIILLVTMLLVAAKRLVKQGNVKILINGEREAEVAAGGTLLSALQGQNLFLPSACGGGGTCAMCKCQVMEGGGDILPTETGHIKRKDQKDHWRLACQVKVKEDMKVHIPEEVFGIKKWDCEVIRNYNVASFIKEFVVQLPPGETLHFEAGGYIQIDVPPVTVDFKTIDITAHPELVAEGRDPMDFKSEWDKYGLWNLKMVNEEPIFRAYSMANHPAEGNIIMLNIRIATPPWDRKNNKWMDVNPGICSSYVFSRKPGDKVTISGPYGEFFIKETGAEMIYVGGGAGMAPMRSHLFHLFHTVKTGRKVTYWYGGRSRRELFYLDHFRQIEKDFPNFKFFVVLSEPLPEDNWKPKTDVNDSVGDGFTGFVHQAVIDQYLSKHDAPEDIEFYFCGPPMMNQAVIKMCDDWGVPPENVSFDDFGG, from the coding sequence ATGATTTTATTAGCAGTTAGCAATTCATCCATTATCAGCCTTTCGGCTGTTGTGTTTACCATCGTAATTATACTGTTGGTTACCATGCTTTTGGTAGCCGCAAAAAGGTTGGTAAAACAGGGTAATGTAAAGATATTAATTAACGGAGAACGTGAGGCAGAAGTAGCTGCCGGAGGTACGCTTCTATCTGCACTTCAAGGGCAAAACTTATTTCTTCCATCAGCTTGCGGCGGTGGTGGCACATGTGCCATGTGCAAGTGCCAGGTGATGGAAGGTGGAGGCGATATTTTGCCTACCGAAACAGGACATATTAAACGCAAGGATCAAAAAGACCATTGGAGATTGGCCTGTCAGGTAAAGGTAAAAGAGGACATGAAAGTGCATATACCTGAAGAGGTATTTGGTATTAAAAAATGGGATTGCGAGGTTATTCGTAATTACAATGTGGCTTCATTTATTAAAGAATTTGTGGTTCAATTGCCTCCCGGCGAAACATTGCATTTTGAGGCCGGAGGGTATATTCAAATAGACGTTCCACCCGTTACGGTTGACTTTAAAACCATTGACATTACAGCACACCCAGAGTTGGTGGCAGAGGGCAGAGACCCAATGGATTTTAAATCAGAGTGGGATAAATATGGTTTGTGGAATTTGAAAATGGTAAATGAAGAACCTATTTTCAGGGCGTATTCTATGGCCAATCACCCAGCAGAGGGCAATATTATTATGCTAAATATTCGTATTGCAACTCCGCCGTGGGATAGAAAAAACAATAAATGGATGGACGTAAATCCTGGAATTTGTTCGAGCTATGTATTTAGTAGAAAACCCGGCGACAAAGTAACTATTTCCGGCCCCTACGGAGAGTTCTTTATTAAGGAAACGGGTGCCGAAATGATTTATGTGGGCGGTGGTGCAGGCATGGCACCGATGCGTTCGCATTTGTTCCATTTGTTTCATACCGTTAAAACAGGTAGAAAGGTAACCTACTGGTATGGTGGTCGTTCTCGACGAGAGTTATTCTACCTCGATCATTTCCGTCAAATAGAAAAAGACTTCCCGAACTTTAAGTTTTTTGTGGTCTTATCTGAACCGTTACCGGAAGATAATTGGAAGCCCAAAACCGATGTAAACGATTCGGTTGGAGATGGATTTACAGGATTTGTGCACCAAGCTGTGATTGACCAATATTTGAGCAAACACGATGCACCAGAAGATATAGAATTTTATTTCTGTGGACCACCAATGATGAATCAAGCGGTTATAAAAATGTGCGATGATTGGGGTGTTCCGCCAGAAAACGTGAGCTTCGACGATTTTGGAGGATAA
- a CDS encoding four helix bundle protein, translating to MARTENIFVNEFKNRTKRFAIETLKLCDELPFNQNSTRIIASQLGRSASSTAANYRAACVSRSAKEFVAKMSISLEESDESSFWLELLDEGDFYTNKERIKNLLGESEQLTKIIGKARFTASNNLNNGINSLNPKN from the coding sequence ATGGCGAGGACAGAAAATATATTTGTAAATGAGTTTAAAAATAGGACAAAGCGTTTTGCTATTGAGACTCTAAAACTTTGCGATGAATTGCCATTTAATCAAAATTCAACCCGAATTATAGCAAGCCAGTTAGGACGCTCGGCAAGCAGCACTGCTGCTAATTATAGGGCGGCTTGTGTTTCACGTTCGGCAAAGGAGTTTGTCGCTAAAATGAGTATTTCTTTAGAAGAATCTGATGAGAGTTCATTTTGGCTTGAATTATTAGATGAGGGTGATTTTTACACTAATAAAGAAAGAATAAAAAATTTGTTGGGAGAATCGGAGCAATTGACAAAAATTATAGGTAAGGCTCGGTTTACAGCCTCAAACAACCTAAATAATGGCATTAATTCCTTAAACCCTAAAAATTAG
- a CDS encoding Na(+)-translocating NADH-quinone reductase subunit A, with the protein MSKVIKIKKGKDINLVGVAQKSTTKVSSPTYAVKPTDFKNFVPKLEVKAGAEVKAGDVLFHDKTNEAIKFTSPVSGEVAEIVRGDRRAVLEVRILADSEMKYKSFNIPTTLNAENVKAILLSSGLWPFIIQRPFGIIAHPDATPKSIHISCFDSAPLAADFDYTLANEADSFAKGVEVLKNLTSGKIHLNVSSKNSKPSFISKTQGVEITEFSGPHPAGLVGVQIHHIDPINKGDVVWTLNPQHVVFIGRLFATGKVDLRQIIAVAGSDVSKPAYVEVISGTSLEPVLKGNLSGNNSRIISGNVLTGTKISANSHLGFFDNLVTAIPEGDEYEFMGWLLPTYPRPTISNSLPISKFLKKTFKVNTNYHGEERAYVVTGQYEKVLPMDILPVYLIKAIMAQDLEAMENLGIYEVIEEDLALCEFVCTSKMEVQKILSEGLTIMAEEG; encoded by the coding sequence ATGAGTAAAGTTATAAAGATAAAAAAAGGTAAGGACATCAATTTGGTTGGAGTTGCTCAAAAAAGCACCACCAAAGTTAGTTCGCCTACCTATGCCGTTAAACCTACTGATTTCAAGAACTTTGTTCCTAAATTGGAAGTAAAGGCAGGGGCTGAAGTAAAGGCTGGAGATGTTCTTTTTCACGACAAAACAAACGAGGCAATTAAATTTACAAGCCCTGTAAGTGGGGAGGTTGCCGAAATTGTCAGAGGTGATAGACGAGCAGTTTTAGAGGTTCGTATATTGGCCGATTCAGAAATGAAGTATAAGTCATTTAACATTCCGACAACATTAAATGCAGAGAATGTTAAAGCGATTTTGTTATCATCGGGTTTATGGCCATTTATTATTCAAAGACCTTTTGGCATCATTGCCCACCCAGATGCAACACCAAAATCAATACACATTTCTTGTTTTGATTCTGCTCCATTGGCGGCTGATTTTGATTATACATTGGCCAATGAAGCTGACAGCTTTGCAAAAGGTGTAGAGGTATTAAAGAATCTTACAAGTGGAAAAATTCACTTAAATGTGAGTTCAAAAAATTCAAAACCAAGTTTTATTTCAAAAACACAGGGCGTTGAGATTACTGAATTTTCGGGGCCGCATCCTGCTGGTTTAGTTGGAGTACAGATTCATCATATCGACCCAATAAATAAGGGTGATGTGGTTTGGACATTGAATCCTCAGCACGTTGTTTTTATTGGAAGATTATTCGCCACCGGAAAAGTGGATTTACGTCAAATAATTGCCGTTGCCGGAAGTGATGTTTCAAAACCTGCTTATGTGGAGGTTATTTCTGGTACAAGCCTTGAACCGGTTTTAAAGGGAAATTTATCAGGAAACAACAGCAGAATTATTAGCGGAAACGTTTTGACTGGTACTAAAATTTCGGCTAATAGCCACTTAGGCTTTTTTGATAATCTTGTAACAGCAATTCCAGAAGGAGACGAATACGAGTTTATGGGATGGTTGCTGCCAACCTATCCGCGACCAACCATTAGTAATTCTCTGCCAATTTCAAAATTCCTAAAGAAAACGTTTAAAGTAAATACCAATTATCACGGTGAAGAACGGGCTTATGTGGTAACTGGTCAATACGAAAAGGTTTTGCCTATGGATATTTTGCCTGTATATCTTATTAAAGCAATAATGGCTCAAGACTTGGAAGCCATGGAAAATCTTGGTATTTATGAGGTTATAGAAGAAGATTTGGCACTTTGTGAATTCGTTTGTACTTCAAAAATGGAAGTTCAAAAAATATTGAGCGAAGGATTAACTATAATGGCGGAAGAAGGGTAA
- a CDS encoding NADH:ubiquinone reductase (Na(+)-transporting) subunit B, which produces MKFLRNTLDKLKPNFEKGGKLHFLHSTFDGIETFLFVPNKTTSHGAHIRDGIDLKRTMFTVVIALMPALLFGMWNIGLQYHNAIGATDASLMSNFLYGLWQTLPIIAVSYIVGLGIEFMFCQIKGHPINEGFLVSGLLIPMVMPPDVPLWMVALATAFAVVIGKEVFGGTGMNLLNPALLARMFLYIGYTPYMSGNSVWVAMKEGAKQVDGFSGATSLGNIYDASIDANYAGWSDKFLFNGSIMDSIIGTVPGSIGETSVIAILIGAAILILSGIGSWKIMLSTVLGGLFMGWIMNISGSGNAWMDMPAWYHLVIGGFMFGAVFMATDPVSAAQTERGKWIYGFFIGVITVLIRIFNPGYPEGIMMAILLMNVFAPLIDYYVVQGNIKRRLKRVKV; this is translated from the coding sequence ATGAAATTTTTAAGAAATACATTAGATAAGTTAAAACCCAATTTTGAAAAGGGCGGTAAACTTCATTTCTTACATTCCACATTTGATGGAATCGAGACTTTTCTATTTGTTCCAAATAAAACGACATCGCATGGTGCTCACATTCGAGATGGTATCGACTTAAAACGTACCATGTTTACGGTGGTTATTGCATTAATGCCGGCTTTGTTGTTTGGTATGTGGAACATTGGTTTGCAATATCACAATGCTATTGGGGCAACAGATGCAAGCCTAATGAGCAATTTCCTTTATGGTTTGTGGCAAACACTTCCCATCATTGCCGTTTCCTATATTGTTGGTTTGGGCATTGAGTTTATGTTTTGCCAAATAAAAGGTCACCCAATCAACGAAGGTTTTTTGGTTTCGGGTCTTTTAATACCAATGGTTATGCCTCCAGATGTTCCGTTGTGGATGGTTGCATTGGCCACAGCATTTGCTGTGGTTATTGGTAAAGAAGTATTTGGAGGAACGGGTATGAACTTGTTAAACCCTGCATTGTTGGCTCGTATGTTCTTATACATTGGCTATACGCCCTATATGAGTGGAAACTCTGTATGGGTGGCTATGAAAGAGGGAGCAAAACAAGTTGACGGATTTTCTGGAGCTACCTCACTTGGCAATATTTACGATGCCTCAATAGATGCAAATTATGCCGGTTGGTCGGATAAATTTTTATTCAACGGCAGCATAATGGATAGTATCATCGGTACTGTTCCAGGTTCTATTGGAGAAACCTCCGTTATAGCTATTTTAATTGGAGCTGCCATTCTTATCCTTTCCGGAATTGGAAGTTGGAAAATAATGCTAAGCACTGTTTTAGGTGGTTTATTTATGGGCTGGATAATGAACATTAGCGGAAGCGGAAACGCCTGGATGGATATGCCAGCTTGGTATCATTTGGTAATTGGTGGTTTTATGTTTGGAGCTGTGTTTATGGCAACCGACCCTGTATCCGCCGCCCAAACGGAACGTGGAAAATGGATTTACGGATTTTTTATTGGAGTTATAACGGTGCTGATTCGTATTTTCAACCCGGGTTATCCAGAGGGAATTATGATGGCTATACTTCTTATGAACGTATTTGCCCCATTGATTGATTATTACGTAGTACAAGGAAACATTAAAAGAAGATTGAAACGTGTCAAAGTTTAA
- a CDS encoding 23S rRNA (pseudouridine(1915)-N(3))-methyltransferase RlmH, with the protein MAIKVFCIGKTAHKLYREEINHYLDRLGKYARVSWIELADAKRKNNATVDDIRKMEAELVLKDLKPNTFLIGLDEKGKEMSSRNFSEKLNYWTANEPEVAFLIGGAYGFHDKMYHRMNEKLALSQMTLSHQMVRLLLAEQLYRAYSILNGEPYHND; encoded by the coding sequence TTGGCCATTAAGGTATTCTGCATCGGGAAAACGGCACATAAGCTGTATAGAGAAGAAATAAACCATTATTTGGATAGGCTTGGTAAATATGCCCGTGTTTCGTGGATTGAGCTTGCAGATGCTAAAAGGAAAAACAACGCAACCGTTGATGACATCAGAAAGATGGAAGCCGAATTGGTTCTAAAAGATTTAAAACCTAACACTTTTTTGATAGGGTTGGATGAAAAAGGAAAAGAAATGAGTAGCCGGAATTTTTCTGAAAAATTGAATTACTGGACTGCCAACGAACCTGAAGTGGCTTTTTTGATTGGCGGTGCGTATGGTTTTCATGATAAAATGTATCATCGGATGAACGAAAAATTGGCATTGTCTCAAATGACCTTGTCTCATCAAATGGTACGATTGTTGTTAGCCGAGCAATTGTATAGAGCCTATTCAATATTGAATGGAGAACCTTACCATAACGATTGA
- the nqrE gene encoding NADH:ubiquinone reductase (Na(+)-transporting) subunit E, which produces MENLLHIFIKSIFIDNMIFAYFLGMCSYLAVSKKYKTAAGLGMAVIFVLGITVPLNWLAYTYLIKEGALKWLSPELAGVDLEVLKFIVFIAIVAAFVQLTEMAVEKFSPSLYNSLGIFLPLIAVNCSILGAALFLPTRDYEFAEATVFGIGSGVGWFLAVVTLAAIREKMAYSDVPKPLRGLGITFIIVGLMAFGFMSFSGFKLPFGQ; this is translated from the coding sequence ATGGAAAATTTATTACATATATTCATCAAGTCGATATTCATCGACAACATGATTTTCGCCTATTTCTTGGGAATGTGTTCCTACTTGGCGGTTTCCAAAAAATATAAAACAGCCGCAGGATTGGGTATGGCGGTAATTTTCGTGTTAGGTATCACCGTGCCATTAAACTGGTTGGCATACACTTATCTCATAAAAGAAGGGGCTTTAAAGTGGTTGAGTCCTGAGTTGGCAGGTGTTGATTTAGAGGTGTTGAAATTTATCGTGTTCATTGCCATTGTTGCCGCATTTGTTCAGCTTACAGAGATGGCCGTTGAGAAATTCTCACCTTCTTTGTACAACTCTTTAGGTATTTTCTTGCCATTGATAGCTGTAAACTGCTCCATTTTAGGAGCTGCGTTGTTCTTGCCAACACGAGATTATGAATTTGCCGAAGCCACTGTTTTTGGAATAGGTTCGGGAGTAGGTTGGTTTTTGGCCGTAGTTACTTTGGCTGCCATACGCGAGAAAATGGCTTATTCTGATGTACCAAAACCATTAAGAGGTTTGGGTATTACCTTTATTATAGTTGGTCTCATGGCTTTCGGCTTTATGAGTTTTTCAGGGTTTAAACTTCCATTTGGACAATAG
- a CDS encoding Uma2 family endonuclease: protein MKVEEPIYEYGKLDLSESYTYLDYLKFRFKERVELIKGAIYKMAPAPNRWHQETSMNLTIRVAKSFKGIPCKMYVAPFDVRLPIPNKTRPNTVVQPDLCIVCDQTKLDDAGCNGVPDLIVEILSPGNTEHDLTTKFNLYQEVQLPEYWIVNPWDKTVIIYTLRDEIFIGSKIYSISETAESRIFTELKVALEDIFEGVE from the coding sequence ATGAAAGTAGAAGAACCTATATACGAATATGGAAAGTTAGACCTAAGCGAGTCGTACACCTATTTAGACTACTTAAAATTTAGGTTTAAAGAGCGGGTAGAACTCATTAAAGGAGCTATTTATAAAATGGCACCGGCACCAAATCGTTGGCATCAGGAAACATCCATGAATCTTACTATAAGAGTAGCCAAATCATTTAAAGGAATACCGTGCAAAATGTATGTAGCTCCATTCGATGTTAGGCTGCCCATACCCAACAAAACTAGACCAAATACAGTGGTGCAGCCCGATTTGTGCATCGTTTGCGACCAAACGAAGTTGGATGATGCCGGCTGCAACGGCGTGCCTGATTTGATTGTTGAAATACTTTCCCCGGGCAATACAGAGCATGACTTAACCACTAAATTCAATTTGTACCAAGAAGTGCAACTTCCTGAATACTGGATTGTAAACCCATGGGATAAAACGGTAATTATCTATACATTAAGAGATGAAATATTTATTGGCTCAAAAATATATTCGATAAGCGAAACAGCCGAAAGCCGCATTTTTACTGAACTTAAAGTGGCATTGGAAGATATTTTTGAGGGAGTGGAGTAA
- a CDS encoding NADH:ubiquinone reductase (Na(+)-transporting) subunit D, whose translation MSTETIEKTKEVKAKEPFLTKKDRKLVTNPLDSDNPITVQVLGVCSALAVTVAMKPTLVMALAVTFVVVMANVVISMLRKTIPNRIRIIVQLVVVASLVAVVDQVLQAYVYDVSKQLSVFVGLIITNCIVMGRLEAFALGNPPKQSALDGLGNSMGYAWIILTISFFRELFGSGKLFGATVLSKDWYIPNGVLMTPAGACILLGILIWVVRSRNGIVED comes from the coding sequence ATGAGTACAGAAACAATAGAAAAAACAAAAGAGGTAAAAGCAAAAGAGCCTTTTTTAACCAAAAAGGATAGAAAGTTAGTTACAAATCCTCTGGACAGCGATAACCCGATAACGGTGCAAGTATTGGGTGTATGCTCGGCGTTGGCCGTTACGGTGGCTATGAAACCAACCTTGGTAATGGCTCTTGCCGTAACCTTTGTGGTGGTTATGGCAAACGTGGTTATTTCTATGCTCAGAAAAACCATTCCAAACCGAATCCGGATTATTGTGCAATTGGTGGTTGTAGCCTCATTGGTGGCCGTGGTTGACCAAGTGTTGCAAGCGTATGTTTATGATGTTTCAAAACAACTTTCGGTTTTTGTGGGATTGATTATTACAAACTGTATTGTTATGGGGCGTTTGGAAGCATTTGCGTTGGGTAATCCTCCAAAACAATCGGCACTTGATGGCTTGGGTAATAGTATGGGATATGCTTGGATAATTCTTACAATTTCATTTTTTAGAGAATTGTTCGGCAGTGGAAAATTATTTGGAGCCACGGTTTTAAGCAAAGATTGGTATATCCCAAATGGCGTGTTGATGACTCCTGCGGGTGCATGTATCTTGTTGGGTATTTTAATTTGGGTGGTTAGAAGCCGAAACGGAATAGTGGAGGATTAA
- a CDS encoding MFS transporter produces MKKLEDTSQKRRALIKVPSFFSKSSEFGTQFWLVCLITFVYFFAFNMILPRLSPYLESLGGKEYLGLVITVFAAAALITRPFSGKLVDEIGRKPIVVFGIIVSIVISFLYSFSNGVMMFLFLRFMHGFSAGCTPTGTTAICSDVVSKNKRGEAMGWVGLCSNIGMGLGPAVGSELSAYYGNDYVVFVVSAFSAVIALLLTFKLKESLSETSTLTLKSFNIKWNEIIEKSVLPQGFIMLLTVCTFGAILTLMEDYVEVFGIKKSGYFFTVFTVVSIAVRFFSRKHSDKYGRVLMMIWGVSFLILANFFIAFASNAPLLFFGGALFGVSTGINSPTIFAWAVDKSNPKLVGRGVSTLFIFLEIGVMVGAFFSALIYSHKPENFRWAFVFTGICAICALLFVVFEYRKERV; encoded by the coding sequence GTGAAAAAATTGGAAGATACTTCTCAAAAAAGGAGGGCACTCATAAAGGTGCCCTCTTTTTTTTCTAAATCATCAGAATTTGGCACACAATTTTGGTTGGTGTGCCTCATTACTTTTGTGTATTTTTTTGCATTTAATATGATTTTGCCAAGACTTTCACCCTATTTAGAAAGTTTGGGCGGTAAAGAATATCTTGGGTTAGTTATTACTGTTTTTGCGGCTGCCGCACTCATAACCAGACCTTTTAGCGGTAAACTTGTTGATGAAATTGGACGAAAGCCAATCGTTGTTTTTGGAATAATTGTTTCCATTGTTATTAGTTTTTTATACTCCTTTTCTAATGGAGTGATGATGTTCTTATTTCTCCGATTCATGCACGGTTTTTCTGCCGGATGCACCCCAACAGGCACTACCGCAATTTGCTCTGACGTTGTTTCGAAAAACAAACGTGGGGAAGCAATGGGGTGGGTTGGGCTGTGCAGCAATATCGGTATGGGGTTGGGGCCGGCGGTTGGCAGCGAATTGTCTGCATATTATGGAAATGATTATGTGGTATTTGTTGTTTCTGCCTTTTCGGCAGTAATTGCATTATTGCTCACTTTTAAACTGAAAGAAAGTTTGTCCGAAACTTCAACACTAACCCTAAAATCTTTCAACATTAAATGGAATGAAATTATCGAAAAATCCGTTCTGCCTCAGGGTTTTATTATGCTGCTTACAGTTTGCACTTTTGGGGCAATTTTGACTTTGATGGAAGACTATGTAGAAGTTTTCGGAATCAAAAAGTCAGGTTATTTCTTTACGGTTTTTACGGTTGTATCTATTGCTGTTCGATTTTTTAGCAGGAAACACAGCGATAAATATGGTCGGGTACTTATGATGATTTGGGGTGTATCGTTTCTTATTTTAGCTAACTTTTTTATTGCTTTCGCATCAAATGCCCCACTTTTATTTTTTGGTGGAGCTTTGTTTGGTGTTTCTACCGGTATCAATTCACCCACAATATTTGCGTGGGCTGTCGATAAAAGCAATCCGAAATTGGTTGGCAGAGGGGTGTCCACATTGTTTATATTTTTAGAAATAGGTGTGATGGTTGGTGCTTTTTTCTCTGCTCTTATTTACAGTCATAAACCAGAAAACTTTAGATGGGCATTTGTCTTTACCGGAATTTGTGCTATTTGTGCTTTGCTATTTGTGGTTTTTGAATATCGGAAAGAGCGAGTTTAA
- the nqrC gene encoding NADH:ubiquinone reductase (Na(+)-transporting) subunit C, producing the protein MSKFNKNSNGYILTYAIIMTVVFGILLAFVSLVLKPNQDFNRLLEKRDFILRAALGEKALEGIEKQEISELYEKTVKVEVVNSKGEKMDVDESKISIFKEYKKPVAERELPVYIVYNKTDNSKIESYVFPLYGNGLWDNIWGYLAVAGDLETVKGVVFDHKGETPGLGARITEPAVQARFVGKKIVNASGQIEAPHFQKGEGNNYDNQPLKVDGMSGATITGKGVNSMLDSYLELYKPFIEAKKR; encoded by the coding sequence GTGTCAAAGTTTAATAAAAATTCAAACGGATATATACTGACGTATGCCATCATTATGACGGTGGTGTTCGGTATTTTGTTGGCCTTTGTTTCGTTGGTTTTAAAGCCTAATCAAGACTTTAACCGATTGTTGGAAAAACGGGACTTCATACTCAGAGCCGCTTTGGGCGAAAAAGCCCTAGAGGGAATTGAAAAACAAGAAATCTCGGAGTTGTACGAAAAAACGGTAAAGGTGGAAGTTGTGAACTCTAAAGGCGAAAAAATGGATGTTGATGAGTCCAAAATAAGTATTTTTAAAGAATATAAAAAACCTGTGGCCGAAAGAGAATTGCCGGTTTACATTGTATATAATAAAACCGACAACAGCAAAATTGAATCCTATGTTTTTCCGCTTTATGGAAATGGTTTGTGGGATAACATTTGGGGATATTTGGCCGTTGCCGGAGATTTAGAGACAGTGAAAGGAGTGGTTTTTGACCACAAAGGCGAAACCCCAGGGTTGGGTGCCAGAATTACAGAACCTGCTGTTCAGGCAAGATTTGTAGGCAAAAAAATAGTAAATGCTTCAGGTCAAATCGAAGCTCCTCATTTTCAAAAAGGTGAGGGAAACAATTACGATAATCAACCACTTAAAGTGGATGGCATGAGTGGAGCAACCATTACAGGAAAAGGTGTTAACTCCATGCTTGATAGTTATTTAGAATTGTATAAACCTTTTATTGAAGCGAAAAAGAGATGA